From Glycine soja cultivar W05 chromosome 4, ASM419377v2, whole genome shotgun sequence, the proteins below share one genomic window:
- the LOC114409771 gene encoding hydroxyproline O-galactosyltransferase GALT6-like: MMKRKLETLVWLTRKRSIQFLIGVFFLYLVLVTLELPFVFRTDFATVTTTRSPRLLSEEDSLRKDSPARPLKTVSNADSPSQLARRRSSVVSALVLNDAAFGSHVNNGSSELYKQVKHAREVGRSLWEDLESGKPLTRTVAARAAKNRSGSCPGSVSLSGPEVVDVSGVVPLPCGLTLGSHITVVGKPLEARPDFEPKITVVTEDEPVMVSQFVVELQGLKTVDGEEPPRVFHFNPRLKGDWGGKPVIELNTCYRMQWGSALRCDGWKSKADEDTVDSMAKCEKWIRDDEDHLEGSKATWWLSRLIGHTKKVTIDWPFPFSEGKLFVLSISAGLEGYHVSVDGRHVTSFPYRAGFTLEDATGLSLTGDIDVHSVFAASLPSSHPSFAPQRHLEFSTRWRAQPLHDSGIELFIGVLSAGNHFAERMAVRKSWMQHRLIKSGVVVARFFVALHARQEINAELKKEAEFFGDIVIVPYLDNYDLVVLKTVAICEYGVHTVSAKYVMKGDDDTFVRVDAVIDEARKVPDGTSFYIGNINYYHKPLRYGKWAVTYEEWPEEDYPPYANGPGYILSSDIARYIVSEFEMHKLRLFKMEDVSMGMWVEQFNSSKPVHYSHSLKFCQFGCIEDYYTAHYQSPRQMMCLWDKLQRYSRPQCCNMR, translated from the exons ATGATGAAGCGAAAGCTAGAAACGTTGGTGTGGCTAACACGAAAACGATCGATTCAGTTTCTAATCGGTGTTTTTTTCCTCTACCTCGTACTTGTCACACTCGAACTCCCGTTTGTTTTCAGAACCGACTTCGCAACCGTGACCACCACGCGCTCCCCGAGGCTCCTAAGTGAAGAGGATTCGCTACGAAAGGACTCCCCGGCGCGTCCTTTGAAAACGGTTTCCAACGCTGACTCGCCGAGTCAACTCGCGCGCCGCCGCAGCAGCGTCGTTTCCGCGTTGGTCCTAAACGACGCCGCGTTCGGCTCCCACGTAAACAACGGGTCGTCGGAGCTCTACAAGCAAGTGAAGCACGCGCGCGAGGTTGGGCGGAGTCTCTGGGAAGACCTCGAATCTGGAAAGCCGCTAACCCGAACCGTTGCCGCTCGGGCGGCCAAGAACCGGTCCGGTTCGTGTCCCGGTTCGGTCTCGCTTTCCGGTCCGGAAGTTGTTGACGTCTCGGGCGTCGTGCCGTTGCCGTGTGGGCTCACGTTGGGGTCCCACATAACGGTCGTTGGGAAGCCGTTGGAGGCTAGGCCGGATTTCGAGCCGAAGATAACGGTGGTGACGGAGGATGAGCCCGTGATGGTGTCGCAGTTCGTGGTGGAGTTGCAGGGGCTGAAAACTGTTGATGGTGAAGAGCCTCCTAGGGTTTTTCACTTCAACCCTAGGTTGAAGGGGGATTGGGGTGGAAAACCTGTTATCGAACTAAACACGTGTTACCGCATGCAGTGGGGTTCTGCTCTTAGATGTGACGGTTGGAAATCTAAGGCCGATGAAGATACCG TTGATAGTATGGCAAAGTGTGAGAAGTGGATTCGGGATGATGAAGATCATTTGGAGGGATCTAAGGCGACGTGGTGGTTGAGTAGACTGATAGGGCACACGAAGAAAGTAACCATTGACTGGCCATTCCCGTTTTCTGAGGGGAAGCTGTTTGTTCTTTCTATTAGTGCTGGGTTGGAGGGGTATCATGTTTCTGTGGATGGGAGGCATGTGACCTCTTTTCCTTATCGCGCT GGTTTTACCCTTGAGGATGCCACCGGGCTTTCGTTGACAGGAGACATTGATGTCCACTCTGTATTTGCGGCGTCTTTGCCTTCATCGCATCCCAGTTTTGCCCCGCAGCGGCATCTTGAATTTTCCACCAGGTGGCGTGCTCAGCCACTTCATGACTCTGGCATCGAATTGTTCATTGGTGTCCTCTCTGCTGGAAACCATTTTGCTGAGCGGATGGCTGTGAGGAAATCATGGATGCAGCATAGGCTCATCAAATCTGGAGTAGTGGTTGCTCGTTTCTTTGTGGCACTG CATGCAAGACAAGAAATTAATGCAGAGTTGAAGAAGGAAGCAGAAttttttggtgatattgttATAGTGCCGTATTTGGATAACTATGATCTTGTTGTGTTGAAAACAGTGGCCATATGTGAATATGGG GTACATACGGTTTCTGCTAAGTATGTCATGAAAGGTGATGATGACACTTTTGTTAGAGTGGATGCCGTTATCGATGAAGCAAGGAAGGTTCCAGATGGTACAAGCTTTTATATTGGGAATATAAATTActaccacaaacccttgcgctATGGGAAATGGGCAGTGACATATGAA GAGTGGCCAGAAGAGGATTACCCACCCTATGCTAATGGACCTGGTTATATTTTGTCATCAGATATCGCACGCTATATTGTATCTGAATTCGAAATGCATAAATTAAGG TTGTTCAAGATGGAAGATGTGAGTATGGGAATGTGGGTGGAGCAATTCAACAGCTCAAAACCAGTACACTACTCGCATAGCTTGAAGTTCTGCCAATTTGGTTGCATAGAAGACTATTACACTGCCCATTACCAATCGCCGAGGCAGATGATGTGCCTGTGGGATAAACTGCAAAGGTATTCAAGGCCTCAATGCTGCAACATGAGATGA